The DNA sequence caggagagagagagagagagagagaaagaaagagagagagtgaaatcAGAAGCACAATATTCATTGCTCCACCTAGAATTGTACATTATGATTTTCCTATAACACTTCATACCTAGTCTCATGTGCTCAAACCTCCCATCATTTGAAGCACTGTGTCAAACTTCTACAGGAGTTCTATGTAATTGCCACCAGCATAGACAAAAGAATCCACAGATTAAAATATTTCTTCTCATCCAATATTGGATGTGGTGTTCATGAGGTTTATCCTGAAGCTCctccaaagaaacaaaaaataccCTCTATAACCCCACCAGAATATTCTTGCATGCTGCGTTTCTCCTCAGTCAAACATCTGCATGGAGATGGTTCCAAATTAATTTTGCATACATTACAACAACTTGTGAAGAAAGAAAGGGGCAATTATGCAATTGCTTTTTATCAATTCTTACAGAGTTGGACCAATTGAAACCTACGCATAATAGTGACTGCATTTTAAAAAAATCAGTGTATCTGTAGCATATAAGTTCCTCCTACACATGTTAGAGACTGTAGAATCTCACTAAACAAGCAGGCATTTAAAGTAGCAAGATTATTGTTTTCTCTTCATCTAGGAAATAACAGAaagagttttgatttaatgAAAACTACCAACAAATAGGAAAGAAGTGCAAGTTCCTGATGCTCAAACCAAAATGTAGCAGAATAGCATAACAAATCAAGTCCTTAATGAGGTTGAATTGAAAATGGTACTTGACTGAAATATCACTAGCACCCAAAAGAAGGTTTAATTCAACAAGTATATTAACAACAGAATTTTATGTTGCACACTTTCAGTTTTACTTTAACATACTAAGTGGTGGGGGGACTCTTACTTGAGCGATATCGTGTTGTAGGGATCTTGATCTCCTGCAGTTCACGTCTCATGCAGAGGTATTCACCTAACAAAGCCATCACTCCAATTCCAGTACCATTTACAACCCACCATGTTATTGAAGAAGGCCAACCCCCATAACCAATGCAGATAAAGAGATGGACGATGTACAGGGTGACTGAAAAATCTAAGCACTTTTTTGACCTCTCAATCAGAAGCAGTAGATACCCAGCGCTGTAAACAAAGAAGAGGGGAAGTTACTTAAACTCTTCATGTCAGCATATTAAATGGTGTTTTCACAATTCACAAGCACACTTTTTCCTTTCACAAACTTTATTAGCTCTACTTCTACAAGCACAAGATAAAACTCGAATGCACTCCCACTTTGTGTTCCTAAACCATAACTACTCAATGCAGCAGCATACATCCAGCAAGATAAAACGAAAAACACAGGAAAAATAATCTAATTGAGTTGAACTGCAACTGCAAACGGAAAGAGAAGTACAATGGAGTTCTCACCTTGCAAGTGCACTGAGCACAAAGGAAGTAACGACGCACCACCCGGTGACAGTGGAGATGGTGAGGGTAGCATAATCAAAGAAATACACAAGGCTCATTCGCGACACGCGAGTCCCAACAAGAATTGCCAAGAACAATCCAAGAGTGAGATAGTACAGACATTGAAGGCACACAATTTGGACAACAATGAGCCAAGGGTCCCATACTAATGCACCATAGAACATTGTCTACTACCAAAATTATATATTTCCTACACAACCACAGATCCTCCAAACTCTCAATTCACTACAATTGATccaaaaaaccaagaaaaactCAACTCTCAGCCAAACCCAAGTGAGCAATACACCCTCTGAGCTATAAAGAGGTTCCCAATAGCCCAGGCATAACCCACAAAGCTTGAAACCCGAGAATTCAATCTGATTTTGCTCTAATGTTGATGTAGTACAAACAGGGCCTGAAACCCATCAAGGTTTGGATCTGAAAGCAACAAAATTTAGGCAAGAGAGACAAAAAAGATGTGAAATTTGTGAAGGAAAACTGGAATTGAACGCAATCGAATGGGGGAGTGGAAGATAGACAGAGACGAACCGTGTGAAAGGAAACCCAGATCGAGAATTGAGAAATCGGATGTGGAGTTGTAGAGAAGAAGATGCGTAGTGATTTGGGTAATTGCAGAGAGAAGTGACCTTAGAGCATTCGAGGCCTTGGAGCATATACGATACGCTGCTGGCCTTTTcgcttttcctttttttaaatttcaattcCCTTCCTCTCTTTCTCCCTTTTGTTTGGTTCTGTATTTAAATGGTCTTTGTTCCTCCTTTTATTCTTACGGTCCATAACAATATACCCGATCATACAACTGGTATAGGTACAGTACACCTTTTCAATCAgaaattaataattgaaaagatTACAACACATTAGATTAGATTGGCCAGTTATTGTCTCGATACCATGACTGCATGACACTCGCTCTTTTAGTCACTTACCAAGATTTGTAGTTACGAGTCTATCAGCATTAGAGACACTCATGAGCTAACTTTTAACCAAATTTAATACGTAAAATCACGGATTATATAAGGGTCTTTTTAAATGAATCCAGCAAAAAAATTTCTACACACAACTCTAATAAAATTAACCCAATTATTCCAATATTATcatttatttgaaaaaaaaaaaaaattgctacaCAGCCTGCACTTCATCGctgaatttcagaatttttctgTTAAACAAGAAACCAGATGAAGGTTTCTTTATTCAATTTTGAGTTTCTACTcctattattctatataagaGAAGATTTAGTTGGGCTTCTTATCTCTGTAATTTATATCTagcaatatatatatcatcaatattTACATATTCCTCCATTCTTCTTTGGAATGCATAACCATCTAGTTCTTGGAAATTAATTCTAGTTCTCACATTGGAAGAGAAAATAGATGGCTCGTATTGGGGGAAAGGATAGTGGGGATGTAGATGGCTGCAAGTTCTATGGGGAAGACGATGCACACTGcaagttctttttttctttctttctttttttctagttACTATTAGTTGTTTAATGAAATGGGCAAACCGGAAATTAGACAAATGTTTGTTAGGGCTGGGTGTATAAAGATTTttgttgggtacatttagaaacaccCTTATATAAATAAGGATAACTAATTTCGAGTTTTAAAATACAACAAGTGTGAACCACTTCATTCTCTTAAACACTGTGTCGGTGTGTCCAAATACCAACAGACCACAAACGAGGAGGGTAATTCACCATCATGTAATTCATGTTGACAATACTGAGGAAAAATCATACACATGATTTACATAATAACATAAATTTCAATGAAGGATTGGAAGAAATAGATTAGtcctcaataaataaaagttgTTCGTAAACGACTATGTATATGTACGGATTGCAAGTAATGGTTCGAtcctcaaaaaaataaaagcagTTTGTAGACAAATAAATGTAAGATAAAGATTGCAAGTAAAAGTGCaattatcaaaaaataaaagcattataagaacaagaaaatgagaaattacTAATTTGATTTTTTGATTGAGGCTTGCATAATGCAATTGACTAAAGACGAATTTTGACCATGCCCTTGTGCATGCAATTCGATGGGCACCCATTTTCTCGAATACAAAACTTGATGATCTAAAATTAAAGCACCGCAATTTTGAACTCTAGCGAACTATATACTATATTTTGTACTCTCTTGTCACAAAGAAGATTTGTAGAACAAATGAGCTAGGAAGAACTCATTGATTGGATTTCCGGCCCTTGATCTTTGTCAATCTTTTTTTAGAGGAGATATGACAATGAGTGAACTAATGTTTTGTTCACTTATTTCCTTTAGAGACACACGTATTCCTAAAGACACCTATTGAAAATAAGACATGTACCCTTTCGATTTAAAATGttaatatcaattacattttcattcatatttaaTTAGAAACAGACAACTAAACTTAGAACATAGTTCTCAAGAATAACGTCATAGTTCTCAAGCAAGGATTGTCAAGATAAATCGAGGATTGACTATGTCCTTCATCATTGGAACAAAAtggattttcaaaaacaaatctGATAAAAAGGGTCAGATTACCCGCAACAAAGCAAGGCTTGTTGCTCAAGGGTATTCTCAAGTTGaaggtcttgattttgatgaaacctttGCCCCCGTTGCAAGGCTTGAATCTGTTCATCTTCTCTTTGCCATTGCATGTCATTTGAGGTTTATTctttatcaaatggatgtgaaaagtgCGTTTTTAAATGGTGTTCTTCAAGAAGAAGTGTATGTTGAACAACCTGCAGGATTCATAGATCCTATCCATCCCGACCATGTGTATAGACTTAAGAAAGCTCTCTATGGGCTGAAACAAGCCCCTAGAGCTTGGTATGAGAGATTTTCCTCTCATCTTTGGATAAAGGCTATGTTAGAGGTTCAATTGACAAAACTTTGTTTGTAAAAAGAACTTCTCATCATTTCATTCTTGCTCAagtctatgtggatgacattgtttttggttcaaCTTCAGATTCATTGATTGAAGAATTCACTAATATCATGAAAAATGAGTTTGTGTggcaaattaaattattttcttggtctgcAAGTCCAACAAAGGAGTGATGGTCTCTACatctctcaaaccaaatatgccAATGACCTTGTGAAAAAGTTTGGTTTGGATGCTGCTACTGCTGTCCGAAATCCCATGGGAACTAGTTCAAAACTTGATGTGGATTTGACTGGAATTAGTGTTGATCAAACCTTGTATAGAAGCATGATAGGAAGCTTGTTGTACCTTACTGCTAGCAGACCCGATAtttcttttagtgttggtgTTTGTGCTAGATATCAAGCTAATCCTAAGGAATCACATTTAAAGGCTGTTAAACGCATCATTAGATATGTTTATGGAACTTCTAACTATGGGGTGGTGTACACCTTTGATTCCAATGTTGAGATTGCAGGTTATATTGACTCGGATTGGGCGGGAAATGTGGATGATCGAAGAAGCACCTCGGGTGGATGTTTCTTTGTGGGAAACAATCTTGTTTCATGGCATAGCAAGAAGCAAAACTGTGTGTCTCTCTCAACTGCCGAAGCCGAGTACATTGCAGCTGGTAGTTGTTGCACCCAAATGTTATGGATGAAACAAATGTTGAACGACTATGGTTTccctcaaggtaagttgtcaaTCTTTTGTGACAACACTAGTGCCATTAACATTTCTAAGAATCCTGCTCAGCACTCACGCACAAAGCATATTGATATTCGATATCATTTCATTTGTGATCTTGTTGATGCAAATATCCTTCAGCTGGAATTTATTCCCACTGAAAATCAATTGGCTGATTTGTTTACAAAACCTTTAGACAACCTTCGTTTTGAGTCTCTTAGGAAGTCTATTGGAGTGTGCTCTACTGTTTGAATATTCTCACTCATATATGCAGGctgtttgttatatattatgtgTGATGCATTTAGTGTAGGTTGTGAATTATTTCCTTTGGGGATTGCATGCATTGTTTCAATCCTAGAAAATACTGATCATGTCTTGATCTAAGATCAGAGGGTAGTGTGttcataatttcttcttccttggtcaCTCAAGGTTCTCAAGACTCTTTGCATCAGCTTTCTATTGTTcactgctcttttttttttgtttgaaaactcTATTATCTTAAACTCTTGCACCTAAATCTCTTGTGGGGTTTTATATTGTGCTAAGTTTTTATGATGGTTTGAGATGAGTAGTTTATGCTTCTTTGTGAAAATATTTAGAGAAGCTtggccaggctattcccaaagtaaacggGCCTCGGTCGTGgtgaacgatatgaggattgggaagaaaagggaatggtttggtcaccccggtggtATTTTCCTGTTTTGATATCCTCTTTTTGACTCGAGTTGAAATGTCCTTTGGAGTGTCCTTGTTACACTTAATGCCTTAAAACCAACTGGTTTGAGAGCCATTGACATAAGACTTGTTACATGGGTCAAAAATATGGTTTATTTCGGAAAGCTCAAGCTTAACAAAGCAAATGATGATgagctaaataaataaatttaaaaaaaaaattggagagaTAAGgatcaatgaaaaaaaataggACTTCATCTCATTCCTTTGTAATCTCTTGTGTATCAATTCTTATCCCTTGGATGGTTTAGCTCAAGTTTCTAAACAAATTCAAGAATCATGAAATGCTACAAGTCATCTTTGAGCTGTGTTTACAAAAAGGAACTGTCAAATTGTCTTGAGTTTCTTTGTGGGATCCGGAGGGATTGAAATGTGCTCTGCAATCCTCTGTGGCTCTTTGCCTGGCTTGTCAAGATAAATCGAGGATTGACTATGTCCTTCATCCTTGCTTGCTTACATTTTTAAATTCTCAATAATCCGCTGCATATATTGAGGGGGAGTATTCATTGATACATGTGGTCTTCCTTGTGTTCTTCAAAATTGAAGGTTGTTATTTCAAAAATGTTATCCAAGTTGGCCATTTGCATTTTTCTGCAGATTTTGTACTCTTGAACGGATGTTTTCTGTTCTTATTGATAGCATTTTccctttgtcattcctagacaaaaagGGGGGGAAGTATTAGGTGCCTTTGTGGCTGTTCCTTATTGCTAATGCTTCATGTGATCTTAAAATGCTTTGCTTGGTTGCATTGTTTTTCTTGTGCCTTTATTGCCCATGCTTCACTTGGTATGTCTTGTGCAATTGTTTCAGGTTTGTTTTGGTTGCAAAGTAGTGTTTTGtttaggaatgccaaagggggagattgttagtatAACTTGTATTGGCATTCCTCACTTTAACAAAACACTCTACCCACTAAGCCCAAGAGTTAGAAGCCCTTGTTTGCAGCCAAGACCATGATTGCTTTGTTTAATTACCATTGCTGTAATTGTGGTTGTCTTGCTGTCAAAGACCCACGTGAAGACTTGAAGATCAGTTTGCTGCCTTGCTGTCagcttccctatcttgacataATAGTTTAATTGCAACttggttcttcttctcttttgtgTGGCTGTGTTGCTGTCGAAAGCCAAGGCCAAGTTTGAAGAATTAGTTCAATTACAACTTGATAACCTCATCACAGTTTGTTGCGTTGCTGCCTTGTTGTCGTGGTTCCCAATCCCATCTCATCTTGCTATCTTGTCCAAGATCAAGCTTCAAActtgaagatcaaaagaagACCCCTCTTCTTCATGGCTCAAGTAAGCTCATACATGGCATCTCTTTCAaaaagtcaatggtttttcatggGTTCCCTTCCTATGTCAGTTTTGATTATGGAGCTTGAGTGTTTTGGGTTCTTGAAATTGGTTTcccaattgaaattaggagcATGAGTTTACACGGGCAATCTGAAATTATGGGTATGGGTTTACCTTCTCCAATTGAGTTTAACGGTTCTTTGAGTGAACTGtcctttctcttcctcctatatatatatgggttctcTGTTCCTATTCTGGTATTGAAAATACTTGTGTTTCAGTCCCTTTGTCTATCAAGAGtttatctctttggttttctatttttcaaaatgtcttgttccatgttgaaaacaatttgaaaaacacaaaaccattcatgcatattcatcTCTTGCATCCCATGAGTTCAGTTGGGAATTGTAAGcttcaaaggtgaaatctccAAGTCGAACTTGCTGCGTTCATAGCTTGTGTCATAGTTGAGATTTCTGAGTTGTTCACTTGTGTAAACAATTAG is a window from the Rosa chinensis cultivar Old Blush chromosome 2, RchiOBHm-V2, whole genome shotgun sequence genome containing:
- the LOC112185091 gene encoding protein SYS1 homolog: MFYGALVWDPWLIVVQIVCLQCLYYLTLGLFLAILVGTRVSRMSLVYFFDYATLTISTVTGWCVVTSFVLSALASAGYLLLLIERSKKCLDFSVTLYIVHLFICIGYGGWPSSITWWVVNGTGIGVMALLGEYLCMRRELQEIKIPTTRYRSNV